The nucleotide sequence AACGTAGCTTTGATTTCCTCATGGTTTCATGGtctttgctctctctctcactctctctacctTTCTTGCAGAACCAAGCCCGAGGCTGTTGATGTAACGTTTGCAGGTAAGATTATGTCATGTAATAATTAATACTTTACCAATCAGTCTCCAAAGTATTATGAATTACGGTCTGTTATTCTTTAGTATTTTATGCATCATTTAATGTGATGCTAGTGCACCAGTATATATCTGTTCTTGCTGTCTGTGTATGTTAACATAGATGTTATCATTTATAAGCAGCAATTTACGTGTATATGTAAAACCGAGCTTTTTATAAAGACAGTAAAACAAAGTCGTTTGTTTACATATTCCCTGCGTTTGGTTTATGGCTTTACGTTGTCCTTCCTTCTGCAGACTTTGATGGCGTGTTGTACCACATCTCCAACCCTAATGGCGATAAGACCAAAGTCATGGTCAGCATCTCCTTGAAGTTTTACAAGGAACTACAGGAACATGGGGCGGATGAGGTATCACATGCACGGAAACACATGCACACCATGCAAATGCTAAGAATATTTCAATGAGGTTCTCCATTCGTAAagattatcaaaaaaaaagtaaaaataaggtCTTCAGTTCGTGTGCTCTCCCGCTACGAAAGCTTTGCTGCCatgtaaggaaaaaaagcagccGCAAAGCGCCTGTAGCAGAAACAGGAAGTGCGTCTGAGGCACCCTCACCACAGTCAAGGAAGTGCTGACTGTGATGAGCCGCTGCTTTACTAACGCTTTGGCTGaagtcactttttttccccaaaagaaaacattagctAAGGATTATATGAAACGTCTCTCTTAAATACTGAAAATCAATTCAGGGTTCAATAATCCACACtttccttttcaaatgttttgcaTATTCTGAAAAGGTACTGCaaactaccatatttttacaataaattGTTTGGCTGCGTTTTTGAGGATCTCTGCActtttgtgatttatttttattttttttaatttttttataccttGCTCAACAGCCAGATACTCCTTACTGGTTATAAAAACCACATCACTGTtggcaattaaaaatgtttaaatacagCTGTACTCACCGGCTGGTCTTTGATTTTAATTTCtaacacttttttcccctcagctGCTGAAGAGAGTGTACGGGAACTTCCTTGTTTCAACAGAGGCTGGTATGATAACATCCCGCTAATGCAAGCACTGTACCTGCTAGCTAACATCCCGCCCCTGGtactattattactttttaGTAACCAGAAATGAATAAGCTTTGTTCCGCTGTGTTGACAGGTTATAACGTGTCACTCCTTTATGACCTGGATGCCCTACCAGGCAACAAAGATGAGGTTGTGCACCAAGCAGGAATGCTGAAGAGAAACTGCTTTGCCTCGGTATTTGAAAAGTACTTCAAGTTCCAGGAGGAGGGCAAAGAAGGCGAGGCGAGGGCTGTGGTCCACTACAGAGATGATGAGTCCATGTAAGTGCAAGAAAGTGGGTTCTCTCACTGAGACCGGAGTCTGTTTGAACATTGCAAGAAGTGTAGGTAACTCTTTGATGACCTCAGGTATGTGGAAGCCAAGAAAGACCGGGTGACGGTGGTGTTCAGCACAGTGTTCAAAGACGACGATGACGTCATCATCGGCAAAGTTTTCATGCAGGTTTGTGAGGCCGAGTGTGCCAAGACTAAACAGACTAGAttgtaaacaaaacatgaattttAAACTTTATCGCGCAGTAATCCTAACCTATAAATGAATGGCTTATAAGTATAGCTTCACAATCTTGACCTGAACTCTTAAGTAAGATTATTCAGTGGATAGAGACCAAATCAAAATATCTGGCACTTTCTCCACGTAGGAATTCAAAGAGGGTCGGAGAGCAAGCCACACAGCCCCGCAGGTGCTTTTCAGCCACAGGGAGCCTCCCCTGGAACTTAAGGATACAGATGCAGCTGTCGGGGACAACATCGGATACATCACCTTTGGTGAGTAACGGCATTGGTGCCAGTATATCGGCATGGCGTCACTGGGAGAGATTGAAGCACCGGTTCTGTTTGCGTTCTTTGCAGTCCTTTTCCCACGTCACACCAATGCCAATGCCAGAGACAACACCATCAACCTCATTCACACCTTCAGGGACTACCTGCATTACCATATAAAGTGCTCCAAGGTGGGTTTGAATAGAGCAcagttttttgggttttttttttactgtagttcAAAACAAGCAGTAGAGTACCGCGGTAGCAATAAAGCAATACTAACTTTAAAGCAATTTCTCAACACCCTTTGGATCAATGATAAGCTGTATTTTAATTATGAATTTTTGAATTGGAACGTGCAACTACTAGAGCAGTGAACTGTGATTTTGGGGTTAATCAAACACTTTGTGTATTATGGCGTCATTCCTGTTTAAGGACAGATAAATCCTTTGTGAGAGGTTCTCAAGTTGTTTCACAATAGCATTTTTAAGGAGCACCTGTCGCCATTTTAATTACATGCCCTTAATGAGTCAATGCAATGGTACGTTCCGGCCACTTTTCTCAATAGAAAAGTTTGGTCTGTGCTGCCACTCAGTCATTGCTGATGGGCGTTTAAGTAAACATGACTACTTCCCTAATGGATCTCTTACGACTGTAAATACTACTCACTCACATTTTTGGGCAGCTTTAATTTcgactgcatgtttttggcctTTTGTGAATCTCTTTTCCGCTCGTTAATGGAGGAGGATGTTTTTGCGTAGACAGACAGGAGTCACAGAGGGcagatttatggatgggtgtgtgTCTTGAGACACAGGAAGTTAAATACACAATGCAATGTTTTGTTCATATCCTTATCAGTGTTGCATAGATTAGTTTCGCAACGTTTGAGTCAAGGCATACATTGTCCATGAGGCAAAATCTCCccaaaccaaaaatattttctcacaagtgaactgtattattttttttattctgggtGATAGAGTAGAGTAGGCACTGAAATGCAAATTGCTGCAAAACTCTTATTACTTTTGTATAAGTAAATggtgaaatgaaacaaatgagTAAAGTGTACTTCATCTTTCTCCAGGCTTACATTCACACACGCATGCGGGCCAAGACGTCAGACTTCCTGAAAGTTCTCAACCGTGCCCGACCCGACGCTGAGAAGAAGGAGATGAAAACCATTTCGTATGTATTCTCTGCAGTTTCCCCTTCCCATTTCTTCATGAATCTCTCCAAGCTCACTTACTTAATTCTTTCTTCTGTGGCTTTCTCAGTGGAAAGACCTTTTTCCGCTGATGCTGAGCCCCTGCACAGCTCAGTTGAAGCCACTTTCCGTGGCCACACGCAAATGCAACATTCTGCGACGAAACGGCACATTGGAGAGGCCTCCAAGATGCCTCTAAACGCCCCACGCAGCCCACTCAAAAATTTCAagtctcttattttttttcgtgCGTGTTTCTTTATTGCAAATGTTGGTAGGAAATGCCTGGGCTGAACATCATGAAAACTGGCCATTCCTTGCTTTGGATAGATAAAGAGCATTATTAgtcctatataaatatatgaaaaataaatttttgATACAATATCTTTTACTCCATTTGGTACTCTTATGTGACCTTCACCACTTAATATTAATTTTCATGTGATGGTTTCAACCCCCCTTCTGCGCTTTCatgtcattgtcatttgagggaaagaaataaaagacaaataccacaaaaaaatgttctttgctTGTGTATGTATAATATGCAGACTCTTAGACTTCAGTAGAAGCTTAGTGGGTGGGGGCAGACCGAGAATATTTGCACTACTGATTTAGCTCCTGAAAATACTAATCTAACATATTTTGACAGATTAAGTAGAAAATAGTTAGTCTTTCTCCTCTACGGAATTAAACTAAAATGCCATCAGAAAAATACTCCAATACATTAGTGAAATAAATGTCAGACAgtcaatttttaaataattctttATTTGATCAGAATTAAAGGGTCATATGACAGCATGAAACTGTTGGATCAAGCTGTGTCTACATCCTGGTTCTTGGCCTTTTCATCCTCAGACTCAGAGGAAGAAGAGCCCTTTATGTCAATTTTATTCAAGGTGACTACCTTGACTACAAGCTCTTCTGTGTGATCTAAAATGCTGGCTTGTGTCACATCTTCTGTCACCTCTTGCGGCTCCTCTGAATCCTCAAGCTTTTTCTGGTCTTGGGAAGGGAAAAATGGTAAAAGGTTGGTACTTTACCTCTAAGGCAATGAACATTTGGCCAAAGATCAGATAACTCGAATGATTTGATCTATGAGTTGTATACATGACTCACCATGGGAAATGCCATCCTTTGAATAGAAGTCAAAGctgtcagggaaaaaaaaagaaaataatgcacTTAGTTTCATACACGCTAACCTCACATGTGCAATATACTGATTTGTGAACACAAAACAGTAAATGACATATTTGTTCCCATAAACATGGTTTTATCTGGCATCATTCCACCAACCTGTTGACATTGCCTGACATCAACTGCTGGTATTCATTGATCTCAGTCTCCAGTCTCATCTTGACACACATCAGGTCCTTGTTCACCTCCAACTGGTTCTCTACATGTGCCCTCACTTTCTTCAGCTGCTGCTCCAAGTCTAAGATGGCCCGGTTTAGCGGGACCAAGCGCTGACCGTTCTCTAGCTTGGTGAACCTCAGAGTTTCCTCCAGATTGTGGATCTGCAGACAAACAAGATGTTGAGGGTCAGGGCAATTAACTAAGTGATTTAAGTGGAGATCATAACATCTGGAAGTCCAGACCAACACCAAAACAAACCCTGTCTGGGACCAGTCCACTGCACTATTTTTAGAATGACTTACCGTGGTATGGCCACCCTGTATCTTAATTTCCAGATATTTTTTCTGCTTGGACATTTCTTTGAGCTCCAGCTTGCCAGACTGTAGCATTTCAGTGTTCTTGACCTCTTCCACCTTTATGTTTTCCAACTGAAGAAGATAAagagtgaagtgaaaaataacaGGGTAAAGTGGAAGAAGAGACAGAATTTCCGATATACCTTGCTTTGACACCAATCTTCGGTCTCCTTCAGATTATTGGTCCCAAGTTTGTCGTATTGTTTGCGAATGTTGTTGACAATTCCAGGCAAATCGgaatttgaagtttcaaattcc is from Stigmatopora nigra isolate UIUO_SnigA chromosome 1, RoL_Snig_1.1, whole genome shotgun sequence and encodes:
- the arpc2 gene encoding actin-related protein 2/3 complex subunit 2 — its product is MILLEINNRIIEETLSLKFDSASNGTKPEAVDVTFADFDGVLYHISNPNGDKTKVMVSISLKFYKELQEHGADELLKRVYGNFLVSTEAGYNVSLLYDLDALPGNKDEVVHQAGMLKRNCFASVFEKYFKFQEEGKEGEARAVVHYRDDESMYVEAKKDRVTVVFSTVFKDDDDVIIGKVFMQEFKEGRRASHTAPQVLFSHREPPLELKDTDAAVGDNIGYITFVLFPRHTNANARDNTINLIHTFRDYLHYHIKCSKAYIHTRMRAKTSDFLKVLNRARPDAEKKEMKTISGKTFFR